The following proteins are co-located in the Frigidibacter mobilis genome:
- a CDS encoding ABC transporter ATP-binding protein: protein MTDQTPILEIENLSISFFTRTREIPAVMDFSCKVMPGEAMGLVGESGCGKSTVALGVMRDLGRNGRITGGSIRFKGRDITRMGERELRDLRGREIAMIYQEPMASLNPAMKIGAQLAEVPLIHEKIGKAEAWARARAIIEDVRLPDPDRILQAWPHQLSGGQQQRIVIAMALMSRPSLLILDEPTTALDVTVEAGIVDLVRDLAEKHGTSMLFISHNLGLVMDVCDRLCVMYSGEAVETGDVTEVFSEMRHPYTQALFRSIPRPGADKSARPLVAIPGNFPLPHERPPGCNFGPRCDYFVEGRCDAQEIPMLPADSTPRHNSRCIRVDEIDWDAPPALAASAEPVPPGEVVIEAADLRKYYETAPGLFGGGTAKIVKANEQIDFSARAGETLAIVGESGCGKSTLAKVLMGLEVASAGTVTLNGEQIQQLPVEKRGPALISSLQMVFQNPFDTLNPSMSIGAQIIRALEIFQIGSSAADRHDRMLQLLDLVKLPREFATRKPRQLSGGQKQRVGIARAFAGEAKVVVADEPVSALDVSVQAAVTDLLMEIQRKNRTTLLFISHDLGIVRYLSDRVLVMYLGHVVEIGSTAEVFSPPFHPYTEALLSAVPVADPRVTRKRIVLQGDIPSAMNPPPGCPFQTRCRWKPLVPGNRCETVVPDLRAIAGGHRVKCHLTDDQLATMEPVIEVAAG from the coding sequence ATGACAGACCAGACCCCCATCCTTGAAATCGAGAACCTGTCGATCAGCTTCTTCACCCGCACCCGCGAGATTCCGGCGGTGATGGATTTCTCCTGCAAGGTGATGCCGGGCGAGGCGATGGGGCTGGTGGGCGAGTCGGGCTGCGGCAAGTCCACCGTGGCGCTCGGGGTGATGCGCGACCTGGGCCGCAACGGGCGCATCACCGGCGGCAGCATCCGCTTCAAGGGCCGCGACATCACCCGCATGGGCGAGCGCGAGTTGCGCGACCTGCGCGGGCGCGAGATTGCGATGATCTATCAGGAGCCGATGGCCAGCCTGAACCCCGCTATGAAGATCGGCGCGCAGCTGGCCGAGGTGCCGCTGATCCACGAGAAGATCGGCAAGGCCGAGGCCTGGGCCCGCGCCCGCGCCATCATCGAGGATGTGCGTCTGCCCGACCCGGACCGCATCCTGCAGGCCTGGCCGCATCAGCTCTCGGGCGGGCAGCAGCAGCGGATCGTGATTGCGATGGCACTGATGTCGCGCCCGTCCCTGCTGATCCTGGACGAGCCGACCACTGCGCTTGACGTGACGGTCGAGGCGGGCATCGTCGATCTGGTCCGCGATCTGGCGGAAAAGCACGGCACCTCAATGCTGTTCATCAGCCACAACCTTGGGCTTGTGATGGATGTCTGCGACCGGCTTTGCGTGATGTACTCGGGCGAGGCGGTGGAGACGGGCGACGTGACCGAGGTCTTCTCGGAAATGCGCCACCCCTATACGCAGGCCCTGTTCCGCTCCATCCCGCGGCCCGGCGCCGACAAGTCCGCGCGGCCGCTGGTGGCGATCCCGGGCAACTTCCCGCTGCCGCATGAACGCCCGCCCGGCTGCAACTTCGGCCCCCGCTGCGATTATTTCGTCGAGGGGCGCTGTGATGCGCAAGAGATCCCGATGCTTCCCGCCGACAGCACACCCCGTCACAACAGCCGCTGCATCCGCGTGGATGAAATCGACTGGGACGCGCCCCCTGCCCTCGCCGCCAGTGCCGAGCCGGTGCCGCCGGGCGAGGTGGTGATCGAGGCCGCGGACCTGCGCAAATACTACGAAACCGCCCCCGGCCTGTTCGGCGGCGGCACAGCGAAGATCGTCAAGGCGAACGAGCAGATCGACTTTTCCGCCCGCGCCGGCGAGACGCTGGCCATCGTCGGGGAATCGGGTTGCGGCAAGTCCACCCTCGCCAAGGTGCTGATGGGGCTGGAGGTCGCCAGCGCCGGCACCGTCACCCTGAACGGCGAGCAGATCCAGCAGCTGCCGGTGGAAAAGCGCGGGCCGGCGCTGATTTCCAGCCTGCAGATGGTGTTCCAGAACCCGTTCGACACGCTGAACCCGTCGATGTCCATCGGCGCCCAGATCATCCGCGCGCTGGAGATTTTCCAGATCGGCAGCAGCGCCGCCGACCGCCATGACCGGATGCTGCAGTTGCTGGATCTGGTGAAGCTGCCGCGCGAATTTGCCACCCGCAAGCCGCGCCAGCTCTCGGGCGGGCAGAAGCAGCGCGTCGGCATTGCCCGCGCCTTTGCCGGCGAGGCGAAGGTGGTGGTCGCCGACGAGCCCGTCTCGGCTCTGGATGTCTCGGTGCAGGCGGCGGTGACCGATCTTTTGATGGAGATCCAGCGCAAGAACCGCACCACGCTGCTGTTCATCAGCCATGACCTTGGCATCGTGCGCTATCTCAGCGACCGGGTGCTGGTGATGTACCTGGGCCATGTGGTCGAGATCGGCAGCACGGCCGAAGTGTTCTCGCCGCCCTTCCACCCCTATACCGAGGCGTTGCTGTCCGCGGTGCCCGTCGCCGACCCGCGGGTCACGCGCAAGCGCATCGTGCTGCAGGGCGATATCCCAAGCGCGATGAACCCGCCGCCCGGCTGCCCGTTCCAGACCCGCTGCCGCTGGAAACCGCTGGTACCGGGGAACCGCTGCGAGACGGTGGTTCCCGACCTGCGTGCCATCGCCGGCGGCCACCGCGTCAAGTGCCACCTGACCGATGACCAGCTTGCCACGATGGAGCCGGTGATCGAGGTCGCGGCGGGTTAG